ATCCCGCCACCAATCCCGGTGCCGAGCGTCATGCAGACAAAATTCTCATAGTCACGCCCTGCGCCGCGCCAGCGCTCGCCCAGCGCAGCGCAGCTGGCGTCGTTGTCGGCCACCAGCGGCAGGTCGGTCAGCTCCGCGAACAGCTCGTACAGGTTGACGTTATCCAGGTACTCCAGCGCGCCTGCCTTTGCGGCGTCGCCGGTATGGGTATTGATGTGGCCGGGGATGCTGACGCCAATCGCCGTGATCTCGTGTTCTTGCTGGTACGCTTCGACCACCTCGCGCCACTGCTGCTTAAAGCTCTCTTCATCCTCCGGCGTATCAAATTGATCGGTGGTGAGTTCGTTGCCGTCCTCGTCAATCACGCCGTGTTTAATGTGGGTTCCGCCCACGTCGAAGCCGATAAAAAGCCGCATTTATCCTTCCCTCTGCCAGAGTTGTGCGCTTTAAGTATGGCTCAGGGCGGGAAACCAAACGTAAAGTAAGGTAATGCGTGAAGGGGCTCGCAAAGCAGGCGACGACTGGCGATATTTTCACCGCCGCGGTCTACCTTTGAAGGACACTTCACGCAAGGAGACAGTCATGACGAATAACCCTCCCTCAGCACGTATCCTGCCCGGCGAATATGGTTTCCCCCTCAAACTGAAAGCCCGTTATGACAACTTTATCGGCGGCGACTGGGTTCCCCCGGCCGACGGCGATTACTACCAGAACCTGACCCCGGTCACCGGCCAGCCGCTGTGCGAGATCGCCAGCTCCGGGAAGCGCGATATCGATCTGGCACTGGATGCCGCCCACAAGATCAAAGACAAATGGGCGCATACCTCGGTGCAGGATCGCGCCGCTATCCTGTTTAAAATTGCCGATCGCATGGAGCAGAACCTGGAGCTGCTGGCCACGGCAGAGACCTGGGACAACGGCAAACCGATCCGCGAAACCCTGGCCGCCGACGTGCCGCTGGCGATTGACCACTTCCGCTATTTCGCCTCCTGTATTCGCGCCCAGGAGGGCGGCATCAGCGAGGTGGATAAAGACACCGTCGCCTATCACTTCCATGAGCCGCTGGGCGTGGTCGGGCAGATCATCCCGTGGAACTTCCCGCTGCTGATGGCCGCCTGGAAAATGGCGCCCGCGCTGGCGGCCGGGAACTGCGTGATACTAAAACCGGCGCGCTTAACGCCGCTGTCGATCCTGCTGCTGATGGAAGTGGTGGGCGACCTGCTCCCGCCGGGGGTGGTCAACGTGGTCAACGGTGCCGGGGGCGAAATCGGTGAATATCTGGCGACCTCCAGACGCATCGCCAAGGTCGCTTTTACCGGCTCCACCGAAGTGGGCCAGCAGATCATGCAGTACGCCACCCAGAACATCATTCCGGTGACGCTGGAGCTGGGCGGCAAATCCCCGAATATCTTCTTTGCCGACGTGATGGACGAAGAGGATGCCTTCTTCGATAAGGCCCTGGAAGGGTTTGCCCTCTTTGCCTTCAACCAGGGCGAAGTCTGCACCTGCCCAAGCCGGGCGCTGGTGCAGGAGTCGATCTACGAGCGCTTTATGGAGCGCGCCATCCGTCGCGTGGAGTCCATCCGCAGCGGCAACCCGCTGGACAGCGTTACCCAGATGGGGGCCCAGGTATCGCACGGGCAGCTGGAGACCATCCTCAACTATATCGATATCGGCAAAAAAGAGGGGGCGGAGCTCTTAACCGGCGGACGGCGCAAGCAGCTGGACGGCGAGCTGAAAGAGGGGTACTACCTCGAGCCGACCATTCTGTCCGGCAAGAACAACATGCGCGTCTTCCAGGAGGAGATCTTTGGCCCGGTGCTGGCGGTGACCACCTTCAAAACCATGGAGGAGGCGCTGGAGCTGGCTAACGATTCGCAGTATGGCCTGGGGGCGGGAGTCTGGAGCCGCAACGGCAATCTGGCCTATCAGATGGGGCGCGGGATCCAGGCCGGACGCGTGTGGACCAACTGCTATCACGCCTATCCGGCCCATGCTGCGTTTGGCGGCTACAAGCAGTCGGGCATTGGCCGTGAAACTCACAAAATGATGCTGGAACATTACCAGCAGACGAAATGCCTGCTGGTCAGCTACTCCGATAAACCGTTGGGCCTGTTCTGATTGTCCAGGGCAGGCCGCCCCAGCGCGGCCTGCCCAATCTGTTTGCGCAGGGTATTCAGCACCCCATCCAGTACAAACTGCACCCGCCACGGCTGATAGTCACGTTTGCGGAAGATCGCCACCAGATCCAGCCACCACTCCTCCTGATGGGTGAAGCAGGGCACCATTGAGCCCTGCTCTATCTCCCGGAGCAGACTCTCTTTTGGCGCAAAGACGATCCCCAGATGATTGCGGGCCAGCTCCAGCGCCGTCTGGGTGTTGTCGCAAATATAGTTACCCGTGACTTTATAATCGAGCACCTGCTCGCTATTATTCACGCGAAAACGCCAGATGTTAGCATCGTCGATTATCATTGAGTCGATAAGTATACAGGAGTGGTTAATAAGCTCATCAGGATGACTAATAGGGTGCTGTTTAATATATTCCGGGGTAGCGAAAGCGGTCACTGAATATTTCGTTAAGGTGCTGGCCACCAGATTTTCATCTTTCGGTTGGGCGTAGGTAATTAAAATATCGCAGTCATCGGGAAACGTGACCCCTTCGAAAAACTCATTTTTATCCAGGTTGTAGGTTTTCAGGCTAATACGAATATCGCCAATATTGTCGATCTCATGCACTACGTGACGGGCAAGATAAGTGACGATCCCGGTCGGGCCATAAATAGTGACCCTGCCGCGTTTTTCGTGCTTGTAATCAGCAATAAAATTAATGAGTTGTTCGTTTTTTTCCAGCGATGACTCGATGAACGGCAGCAGCGATTCGCCAAACTGGGTCAGCGCCAGATGGCGCGTCGTGCGCTCAAAAACCTTCAGCCCGACGCGGGTTTCGAAATCAGCGAGATATTTACTGACGTTAGCCTGGGCCATCCCCAGCAATGCAGCCGCATCGCCAATGCTGTGGGTCGCGGCAATAACAGAAATAATTTTTAATTCTCGTGGTTTGATTTGCAGCTTGTTCATTGCCCGACGCCCATCTATATGAATTTATATATAATATTATACAAATAACCGCATTGCATCGCGATTTTTGTAACCATTATTATGCGCCGGGTCGTATGACATTTAATGGATTGCAAACAATGAAGTTTAAAAAGAATTTACTTATCGCGGCCGCGTTATTTACGGCGACTTCCGCAATGGCCGATGACTTTTCAGTTGGCGCTGGCGCAGTTTTTAATGAATCACCCTATAAAGGCTATAACGAAAACGTCTCCGCGGTCCCGTTAATAAGCTACGAAGGCGAGCACTTCTACGTGCGTCAGACCACCGGTGGCTGGATCCTGTGGAAAGATGGCAAAAACGAACTCAGCCTCACCGCCTCCTGGATGCCGCTGCATTTCGACCCGGATGATAATGACGACCACGCCATGAAGCAGCTGGATGAGCGTAAAGCCTCCGCGATGCTGGGCGGAGCATATTATCGCCACGAAAGCTGGGGGAGCCTGAAGTTTGCCCTGGCAGCCGACGCGATGGATGAGAGCGGCGGGGTCGTGGGCGAGATGTCGTACTTCCATCCGATCCGCATGGAACGCCTGACCCTTACCCCGTCAGTGGGGGTGTTCTACTACGACGACAGCTTCAACGATTACTACTACGGCGTCTCGGAGAAAGAGTCCCGCCGCAGCGGTTTGCAGCAGTATAGCGCTGACGAAAGCGTCACCCCGTACGTGGGCGTGGCGGCGAAATATCAACTGACGCAGAACCTGTATCTCAACGCCAGCGCGGTCTACACCGTGCTGCCTGACGAGGTGAAAAACAGCCCGATGATCGACCGGGACGACAGCTTCGCGCTGATGACCGGCCTCTCCTGGAAGTTCTAGGTTTCCAGAGCGCTGCCCTCAGGGACGAGGGCAGCCTCAATCGCTTTCTTCTTACGCCTCATCCACCCAGATCCGCATCTCCCCCTCGCCGCGGTTCGCCCAGCTAAACCACGGAATAAAGGTCAGGGTCTGCGCCTGCTGCGTGGTCGGGGCGCGATCGTACTGCCACAGCGGCTGCTGTTCTGCATTTGCGGTGTGACGGGCATACCCCTGGGTCTGGATCAGCATCTTGTGGGCAAAAATCCCTTTGCCTTCAATGAGCGTAAATTCGCTGTCGGCAGGCAGAGTGAGGTTATGCAACCCGGCGCCGTTATCCGCCTCTTCGAGACAGTAGACCAGCGGCCCGCGCTGAATCGCCACTTTCCCTGCCTGCTGGCGCACCTGCGGATTACCGTAAACCCGACGGACCGGCATCGGCAGGGTTAACTGCAGTCTGTCGCCCTCCTGCCAGCGGCGGGTCAGGTAGAGATAACCCTGGCGCACCTCGCCGGTGACCGCTTCGCCGTTCAGCGTCAGCTGTGGGTTGGCGCACCAGTCCGGCAGACGCAGGGCCAGGGTATGGTCGATCGCTACCGGAGAGGTGATCTCGATGTTGACCTGCTCCTGCCACGGGTAGTTGCCGCTGATCCGCACCTGCAACTCCTGTTCGCCCACCGGGAAGGCCATGCTGTTGCCGATATAGAGGTTAATAAAGAGCGCATCTTCGCGGACGGTATAGATATAGTGGCCGATTGAGGTCAGTACCCGGGCGATGTTCGGCGGGCAGCAGGCGCAGCCAAACCAGCGCTGGCGAACCGGCTTCACGTGATCGTAGATATGGTTAAACTTCAGCGTTTTCGGATGCACCTCCAGCGGGTTGACGTAGAAGAAGTGCTTCCCGTCCAGCGCCATACCGCCGAGCACGGTGTTGTACAGCGCCCGCTCCATTACGTCGGCGTACTGGCTGTTGGCCTCCATCTCCAGCATCCGTCGGGCGAACATCATCAGGCCGATTGAGGCGCAGCTCTCGGCATAGACGGTATCGTTCGGCAGATCGTAATCGCTGCTGAAGGCTTCGCCGCTGCTCTGGGAGCCAATCCCGCCGGTGATATACAGCTGGCGCTGGGCCATGTTGTTCCACAGCCGCAGGCAGTCCTGACGCTTGCTTTCATCCTGGCTCAGGCGGGCCAGGTGGGCGACGCCGGTCATCAGATAGACGAAGCGCACCGCATGGCCGATGGCCGTCTGCTGTTCGGCCAGCGGTTGGTGCGCCTGGCTGTAGGCTTTGTCCTGCACCATCCACGCCGGGCCGTAGGTGTTCCAGTACGACGTTTTGCCGCGCTTTTCATATTCGATATCGTAGAAGTGCGGCTGGGTCCCGCGCTGCTCGACGAAATATTTCACCAGCGCCAGATAGCGCGGCTCCTGGGTGACATCAAACAGGCGCATCAGGGCCAGTTCGATCTCCGGGTGGCCGGGATAGCCGTGCAGCTGCTGCTCGCCTGGACCAAAGACGCGGTCGATATGGTCGGCCAGCTTGCAGACTACCTCCAGCAGACGGCGCTTGCCGGTGCCCTGGAAGTAAGCCACACCCGCTTCAATCATGTGCCCGGCGCAGTAGAGCTCATGGCACTCCGCCAGGTTTGTCCAGCGCTCGTTGGGGGCTTTTACCGTGAAGTACGTATTCAGATAACCATCCTCGCACTGCGCGGCGGCCACCAGGTCGATCACCTCGTCGGCGGTCTTTTCCAGCTCCGGGTCGGGTTTCTGGCACAGCGACCAGGCGACCGCCTCCAGCCATTTCGCCACGTCGCTGTCCTGAAAGACCATCCCGTAAAATTCGCCGCTCTGCTGGCCTGCGGCAATGCGGAAGTTGGCGATCGCATGGCTCGGTTCGGCCTCGGTGATGCGATCGTTCAGGGCATCCCACTGGTAGGGGATAACCACATCCCGCACCAGCTGTTGATACTGGCCCAGAAACGGGTCGCTGATTTTCAGTTTGTGCAGGTCGGGTTCCATTATAGACATCATGTTCTCCTCAGGCGTGAGCGTGACGCTGGCGCAGGTCGGTGGCAATACGCCCCATCATCGGGTTATTGAGTCGGCACTTGCGGATCGCCAGCGCCAGCAGCAGGTGGAAAAGGGCAGGCAGCAGGGTCTCCATGGTGGTGATGCCCTGCAGCGAGGCGGCCGTCTGGTTTCCCGCCCCCGGTTGATAGGCGACAAAGATAAATACCAGGCTGATGATCCCGGCGCTGGAGGCCCAGGCCAGCTTGATGAAAAACAGGTTAAAGGCGAAGTTCATCCCGGACGAACGCACCCCGGTTTTCCACTCGCCGTAGTCGTCGGCAAAAGCCATCAAGGCGAAGTGCAGCGGCAGGGTAAAGCCGAGGATCACCCCGTTCGCCAGAATCACCACCAGCCACAGGGTCTGGTGCGCCGGGCCGCCGGGCAGGAACCACATTCCCGCCGCCAGTACCGCCAGCACCAGGTTGGTGTAGTAGTAGAGTCTGACGGTATCGCTGCGGCGCGACAGCAGGTTGACGATCACCGCCCCGAGAATGGCGGCAAAGGTCACCATGGTGAAGAACAGCGAGGTGTAGGCGGTGCTGCCCTCCAGCACGTAGGTGATGAAATACATGTAGCCGCCGCCACGGATGTTGAAGACGTTAATCAACAGGAAGGACATTACCAGCATCAGCAGCAGCTGGTCGTTCTGACGCAGGCCGGCGAGGTGCTCCTTAAGGGTGAATTTGCCCATCATCGCCAACGGCACACGCTCGCGTACCCAGAAGAAGCAGCACAGGAACATCACCACCGCAATGGCGCACAGCACCCCCACGCCAAGCTGATACCCCCGGGCCGTGTCGCCCTGGCCGAGCGCAGAGACCAGCCACGGCAGGCCGACCGAGACCAGGAAACCGGCCACGCCGCACAGGACAAAACGCCAGGACTGGCAGGAGAGGACTTCGCTGTGACGGGTAGTCATGGTGTTGATCAGCGCGCAATACGGCACGTTGATGGCGGTATAGCCCACCGAGAGCAGCAGATAGGTGCCGAACGCCCAGGCGATTTTGACCCCCATCCCGGCATCCGGCACGGTGAAGGTCAGTACCCCGATCACGCCAATCGGCAGGGCGACCCACAGCTGCCATGGGCGAAAACGTCCCCAGCGGCTTTGGGTGCGGTCGGCAATGATCCCCATCACCGGGTCGGATATGGCGTCGAAAATGCGCAGGGCAATAAACAGCGTGCCGACCAGCGCCGGGGTTAAGCCAAAGACATCGGTATAGAAGAAGGTAAGAAAATTCATGATCAGACAGGTGATCACCGTCCCGCCCGCGTCGCCCAGGCCGTAGCCGATTTTTTCTCGCACCGAGAGGCGATCGTTGACGGCCTGTCGGGCAATCTCTGTCTGTGTAATCGGAGTGGAAGTCATGAGGTAACTCCTCGGGTTATCGAATTTTTTATGTTGTTCTTTCAGGTACCCGATTAATTTTGCACCGAATCCCGGCCTCAACAAGGGAAGGGAAAAGTATAAAAAGGTGAGGATTCCGACCTCGTGTTCAAAATGTGATTTCGATCGGGACGAAAGGAGAATACCTGTTAATAATCAGTGATAAAGCTTCATAAATTGTCTGTTAATAGCGGGAAAGTGAATAGCGATGCTCGAATTATCCATAGCACTTCCGATCAGGGTTCAGAATGGTGGGTATTTCATCTCCCGGGGCGTGGGACGACATCCGGCGCGCAGGCTCGATTCCTGGGAGGTGATTTTTGTCGAAAAGGGGACATTAACGATCCAGGAGGAGGGAACCGGTTTCGAGGTACATGCCGGAGAGAGCCTGCTGCTCTGGCCGCATCGTCGGCATAAGGGCATCGAGGATTTTCCCGCCGATTTACGCTTTTACTGGCTGCATTTTGAGGTCGACGAGCAGAGTTCGCCTTCCGCCTGGAGCACGTTACTGTCGGTGCAGCAGCACGGAAAAAGCGGCGATCCGCAGGCGATGGTTGCCCTGTTCCGCCAGTTTCTGACCGAGCAGGAGAAGCTTCAGCGCAGCCCGGCGCTGGAATTTATTCTGCTGCTGATCCTGCAACAGCTCTCCCGGGCGGCCAGTCAGGAACTGCCGTCGGATGAGGCGGGAGTGAATCTGGCGTGGAAGGCGCGGCAGCTGATCGGCACCCAGTTTCACCTGCCGCTCTCCACCTCTACGCTTGCCAAAGAGCTGCACTGCAATGCGGACTATCTGGGGCGGGTGTTCCGGCGGGTCTTCAATCTCACCCTGACCGAGGCGATCCACCGCCAGCGCGTGCGGGCGGCGGAAAAGCTGCTGCTCAACGATGCTGTCTCGCTGAAAGAGGTGGCGGTGCGGTGCGGGTTTAACGACGCGGGCTACTTCCGGCAGATCTTTCGCAAGCATACGGGGTTAACGCCCGGCGTATGGAAACGCCGGTATTGCAAAGAGCATATCAACTCCGCCTGAGTCCTGGGGCAGATGGCCAGTTTTAACGGCAGGGTGCACAAATCGGGCCTTTTACCCTGTCTGATCAAGGCGCTCGCCCCGAACACTCTGGCAACCTGATTTTTTTTCAGCAAGGATGGAGCAGGCGATGAACCCCTTTATTGTTGCCGACCCGGCGAAATGTATTGGCTGTCGCACCTGCGAAGTGGCCTGCGTGGTGTCGCATCAGGAAGATCAGAATTGTGCGGCGGTGACGGCAAGCACCTTTACCTCCCGCATTCGGGTGGTAAAAGGCGGGACCTTTACCACGGCGGTCACCTGTCATCAGTGTGAAGACGCGCCCTGCGCCAACGTCTGTCCGACGCAGGCTATCCAGCAGCAGTTAGGGGTGTGGCGGGTGGATCAGGCGCGTTGTATCGGCTGTAAAAGCTGTATGGTCGCCTGTCCTTTCGGGGCGATGCAGGTGACGGGAAGTGCTGAGCAGGTTCAGGCCCTGAAGTGCGATCGCTGCGCGCATCGCGAAGCGGGACCGGCCTGTGTGGCGGCCTGTCCCACTCACGCGTTAAGCTGCGTCGATCCTGCCCGGTTACGCGCCGAACGGCTGCGATATCTGGCTTAAATCGTTACTGGCCGTTTTCCCGCCACGCAAGCTCAACCTCTTCGGCCAGGATTTTCACCCCGGCTTCGATTTTTTCCGGGTCCGGCACGTAGTTCATGCGCATGCACTGGTGGGTGTGCGGCCAGGGTTTATCCAGCCCCGGGAAGAAGTAATCCCCCGGCACCATCAATACCCCGCGCTTTTTAAGACGCTGATACAGCAGCTCGGTGGTGATCGGCAGATCCTTAAACCACAGCCAGAGGAAAATCGCCCCTTCCGGCTTATGGATCAGGCAGCGATTTTCCGGTAAGTAGCGGCGAATCGTGGCGATCGTCTCTTGTACGCGCTGATAGTAGAAGGGTTTAATCACCTCATTCGACAGGCGCAGCAGATCGTTGCGTTTAATCATCTCGCACATCATCGCCGGGCCAATCCCGCCCGGAGACAGGCTGATAATGCCGTTCATATTGGTAATGGCGGTGATGATTTTCTCATTGGCGATGATGATCCCGCAGCGGCTGCCCGGCAGGCCGAGCTTGGAAAGGCTCATGCACAGGACAATGTTCGGGTTCCACAGCGGACGGGCTTCGCTGAAAATGATGCCCGGGAAGGGCACGCCATAGGCGTTATCAATCACCAGCGGAATGCCGTGCTGGTTTGCCAGCGCATCCAGCTTCATCAGCTCTTCGTCGGTGATCACGTTCCCGGTCGGGTTGGTGGGCCGCGAGACGCAGATCATTCCGGTCTCTTCGCCAATATGCAGGTGTTCAAAATCGACGTGATACTTGAACTGGCCTTCCGGCAGCAGCTCGATGTTCGGGCGTGCGGAGACGAAAAGGTCGTCCTCAAGGCCGGAATCGGCGTAACCGATGTACTCTGGCGTCAGCGGGAAGAGCACCTTTTTGGTGGTGCCGTCGGCACGTCGGCCCGCGAAGAGGTTAAATAAGTAGAAAAACGCGCTCTGACTGCCGTTAGTCAGTGCAATATTCTGTGGTTCGATCTCCCAGCCGAGGGTGTCGCGCAGCATCTCTGCCAGAGCTGCGAGCAGCTCGGTTTTCCCCTGCGGGCCGTCATAATTGCACAGCGCATCAGTAGCTTTGCCATTTTCCAGCATGTCCGCGAGGAGCGTCTGAAAATAGGCGTTCATCTCAGGAATTTGTGCCGGGTTACCCCCGCCGAGCATGATGGTGCCCGGTGTGCGCAGCCCGTCGTTGAGATCCTCCATCAGGCGGGTAATGCCTGAATGGCGGGTGAATTTGTCGCCGAAAAGTGAAAAAGTCATAGCAGGTGTTCTGTCGGGCTTGTTCTAAGTGTGGCTCACCATAACGCTACAACTGCGCGGGTGCAAATCAGGGTGGAAACGAAGAAGGGTGGTTTTGTGTTGCCGGTTTGCCATCAGGCAGTAAATTATGCTGCGTTTCCCTCTCCGTGCGGGAGAGGGAGTCTGCACGTCACCTTCAGCGATTACCCGCCCATACCACCATGACCTTATCGCCCTGATGCTCTCGCACAAAGCCGTAGCCCTGAGGCATCGTCAGCGTGGTCTGCGTCCCTTCGCCCACCGCCGGATGGCGGGCGCGGAACTGCCCGAGCTGCTGCCAGTGGGCAACCGTTGCCGCCTGCGCGCCGCTGATATCCTGCCAGTTCATGTCCGAACGCGTGCCCTGTAGCGGGTCGGAGCCCGTCGGGCCGAACGGTCGGGCGGATTCATCGCCGTAAAATATCTGCACGCTACCCGGGGCCAGTAACAGCAGCTCAGCCGCACGCTGGTCGCCCTCGCGGAACAGGCGGGTATCGTGAGAGGAGAGGTAGCTCAGGACGTTAAAGCTCTGCAGCTTCTCTGCCATCTGCTGCCAGGTCAGGTCGATGTCGGCCAGGCAATCCACCGCTTTCGCCGCCTGCTCCTGATAATCAAAATTGATCATCGCATCGAAGCCGTGACGATAGTAATCGCTCTGCATCACCCCGTGCCCCCAGGATTCACCGGTCATCCAGAAGGGGGCATCGTCGAGTTTTTTCTCCGGGTTGGCCGCTTTCCAGGCATTCAGGGCCTCACTGGCCTGATCTTTTAGCTGCTGCCAGCCCGCCAGCTCCACGTGCTTGGCGGTGTCAACGCGGAAGCCGTCAATCCCGTATTCCCTTACCCACTGGCTCAGCCAGTGCGTGAGGTAGTCCCGGGGCGTGTAGCCATCGATGGCTTTTGCCCGGGTATCAGGCTTATGGCGATAAAAATTCGGCAGGCCCGAGGGGGTGGTGGTTTCAGTTTTCAGATCCGGCAGGAAGGCCAGGGACATGGTCAGATCGTCGAAACCGGGGTTGTCGTAATCGCCAATGTCGGTGCGTATCCACTTTTTACCCCACCAGTTATCCCATGCCGCTTTATCGCTGAAATTGATGTAGTCGTTAAAGCTGTGCCAGCTCTGCCCGGCGGCAGGTTTCCAGTCGGTCCAGCGCTCGCCGAGGGTTTTCTTCAGCTCATCACCCTGCAGATAGAGCGCGCCGAACTGATACTCCTGCATGTCAGCCAGCGTCGCGTAACCGGTGTGATTCATCACCACGTCAAACAGGATGCGGATCCCCCGGCGATGGGCTTCGTCCACTAACTGGCGTAGATCGTCTTCCGTGCCCATATTGGCATCGAGCCGGGTCCAGTCCTGGGTGTAATAACCGTGATAGGCGTAATGGGGGAAATCACCCTTGGTACCGCCGCCGACCCAGCCGTGGATCTGCTCCAGCGGCGAGCTGATCCACAGGGCGTTAACGCCGAGCTGTTGCAGATAGTCCAGTTTGCTGGTGAGTCCTTTCAGGTCGCCACCGTGGAAGGTGCCGATCTCCTGCATGCCATCTTTATGGCGTCCGTAGCTGTTGTCGTTGGCCGGATCGCCATTCTCAAACCGGTCGGTGAGGACAAAATAGACGGTGGCATTTTGCCAGCTGAACGGGGCGGGTTTGTCCGTCTCGGCACGCTCCAGTAACAGCAG
This genomic stretch from Leclercia sp. AS011 harbors:
- a CDS encoding 4Fe-4S binding protein; protein product: MNPFIVADPAKCIGCRTCEVACVVSHQEDQNCAAVTASTFTSRIRVVKGGTFTTAVTCHQCEDAPCANVCPTQAIQQQLGVWRVDQARCIGCKSCMVACPFGAMQVTGSAEQVQALKCDRCAHREAGPACVAACPTHALSCVDPARLRAERLRYLA
- a CDS encoding MipA/OmpV family protein; translation: MKFKKNLLIAAALFTATSAMADDFSVGAGAVFNESPYKGYNENVSAVPLISYEGEHFYVRQTTGGWILWKDGKNELSLTASWMPLHFDPDDNDDHAMKQLDERKASAMLGGAYYRHESWGSLKFALAADAMDESGGVVGEMSYFHPIRMERLTLTPSVGVFYYDDSFNDYYYGVSEKESRRSGLQQYSADESVTPYVGVAAKYQLTQNLYLNASAVYTVLPDEVKNSPMIDRDDSFALMTGLSWKF
- a CDS encoding LysR family transcriptional regulator, giving the protein MNKLQIKPRELKIISVIAATHSIGDAAALLGMAQANVSKYLADFETRVGLKVFERTTRHLALTQFGESLLPFIESSLEKNEQLINFIADYKHEKRGRVTIYGPTGIVTYLARHVVHEIDNIGDIRISLKTYNLDKNEFFEGVTFPDDCDILITYAQPKDENLVASTLTKYSVTAFATPEYIKQHPISHPDELINHSCILIDSMIIDDANIWRFRVNNSEQVLDYKVTGNYICDNTQTALELARNHLGIVFAPKESLLREIEQGSMVPCFTHQEEWWLDLVAIFRKRDYQPWRVQFVLDGVLNTLRKQIGQAALGRPALDNQNRPNGLSE
- the aldB gene encoding aldehyde dehydrogenase AldB: MTNNPPSARILPGEYGFPLKLKARYDNFIGGDWVPPADGDYYQNLTPVTGQPLCEIASSGKRDIDLALDAAHKIKDKWAHTSVQDRAAILFKIADRMEQNLELLATAETWDNGKPIRETLAADVPLAIDHFRYFASCIRAQEGGISEVDKDTVAYHFHEPLGVVGQIIPWNFPLLMAAWKMAPALAAGNCVILKPARLTPLSILLLMEVVGDLLPPGVVNVVNGAGGEIGEYLATSRRIAKVAFTGSTEVGQQIMQYATQNIIPVTLELGGKSPNIFFADVMDEEDAFFDKALEGFALFAFNQGEVCTCPSRALVQESIYERFMERAIRRVESIRSGNPLDSVTQMGAQVSHGQLETILNYIDIGKKEGAELLTGGRRKQLDGELKEGYYLEPTILSGKNNMRVFQEEIFGPVLAVTTFKTMEEALELANDSQYGLGAGVWSRNGNLAYQMGRGIQAGRVWTNCYHAYPAHAAFGGYKQSGIGRETHKMMLEHYQQTKCLLVSYSDKPLGLF
- the avtA gene encoding valine--pyruvate transaminase, coding for MTFSLFGDKFTRHSGITRLMEDLNDGLRTPGTIMLGGGNPAQIPEMNAYFQTLLADMLENGKATDALCNYDGPQGKTELLAALAEMLRDTLGWEIEPQNIALTNGSQSAFFYLFNLFAGRRADGTTKKVLFPLTPEYIGYADSGLEDDLFVSARPNIELLPEGQFKYHVDFEHLHIGEETGMICVSRPTNPTGNVITDEELMKLDALANQHGIPLVIDNAYGVPFPGIIFSEARPLWNPNIVLCMSLSKLGLPGSRCGIIIANEKIITAITNMNGIISLSPGGIGPAMMCEMIKRNDLLRLSNEVIKPFYYQRVQETIATIRRYLPENRCLIHKPEGAIFLWLWFKDLPITTELLYQRLKKRGVLMVPGDYFFPGLDKPWPHTHQCMRMNYVPDPEKIEAGVKILAEEVELAWRENGQ
- a CDS encoding helix-turn-helix domain-containing protein — encoded protein: MLELSIALPIRVQNGGYFISRGVGRHPARRLDSWEVIFVEKGTLTIQEEGTGFEVHAGESLLLWPHRRHKGIEDFPADLRFYWLHFEVDEQSSPSAWSTLLSVQQHGKSGDPQAMVALFRQFLTEQEKLQRSPALEFILLLILQQLSRAASQELPSDEAGVNLAWKARQLIGTQFHLPLSTSTLAKELHCNADYLGRVFRRVFNLTLTEAIHRQRVRAAEKLLLNDAVSLKEVAVRCGFNDAGYFRQIFRKHTGLTPGVWKRRYCKEHINSA
- a CDS encoding MFS transporter, yielding MTSTPITQTEIARQAVNDRLSVREKIGYGLGDAGGTVITCLIMNFLTFFYTDVFGLTPALVGTLFIALRIFDAISDPVMGIIADRTQSRWGRFRPWQLWVALPIGVIGVLTFTVPDAGMGVKIAWAFGTYLLLSVGYTAINVPYCALINTMTTRHSEVLSCQSWRFVLCGVAGFLVSVGLPWLVSALGQGDTARGYQLGVGVLCAIAVVMFLCCFFWVRERVPLAMMGKFTLKEHLAGLRQNDQLLLMLVMSFLLINVFNIRGGGYMYFITYVLEGSTAYTSLFFTMVTFAAILGAVIVNLLSRRSDTVRLYYYTNLVLAVLAAGMWFLPGGPAHQTLWLVVILANGVILGFTLPLHFALMAFADDYGEWKTGVRSSGMNFAFNLFFIKLAWASSAGIISLVFIFVAYQPGAGNQTAASLQGITTMETLLPALFHLLLALAIRKCRLNNPMMGRIATDLRQRHAHA
- a CDS encoding glycoside hydrolase family 127 protein, which produces MSIMEPDLHKLKISDPFLGQYQQLVRDVVIPYQWDALNDRITEAEPSHAIANFRIAAGQQSGEFYGMVFQDSDVAKWLEAVAWSLCQKPDPELEKTADEVIDLVAAAQCEDGYLNTYFTVKAPNERWTNLAECHELYCAGHMIEAGVAYFQGTGKRRLLEVVCKLADHIDRVFGPGEQQLHGYPGHPEIELALMRLFDVTQEPRYLALVKYFVEQRGTQPHFYDIEYEKRGKTSYWNTYGPAWMVQDKAYSQAHQPLAEQQTAIGHAVRFVYLMTGVAHLARLSQDESKRQDCLRLWNNMAQRQLYITGGIGSQSSGEAFSSDYDLPNDTVYAESCASIGLMMFARRMLEMEANSQYADVMERALYNTVLGGMALDGKHFFYVNPLEVHPKTLKFNHIYDHVKPVRQRWFGCACCPPNIARVLTSIGHYIYTVREDALFINLYIGNSMAFPVGEQELQVRISGNYPWQEQVNIEITSPVAIDHTLALRLPDWCANPQLTLNGEAVTGEVRQGYLYLTRRWQEGDRLQLTLPMPVRRVYGNPQVRQQAGKVAIQRGPLVYCLEEADNGAGLHNLTLPADSEFTLIEGKGIFAHKMLIQTQGYARHTANAEQQPLWQYDRAPTTQQAQTLTFIPWFSWANRGEGEMRIWVDEA